A single region of the Lonchura striata isolate bLonStr1 chromosome 19, bLonStr1.mat, whole genome shotgun sequence genome encodes:
- the NOTUM gene encoding palmitoleoyl-protein carboxylesterase NOTUM gives MGTAAVHLLLLLGLLHAGPGGEGRKGWRRRGPAVRDRGEAAAAAAESFPLDFTAVEGNMDSFMAQVKSLAQSLYPCSAQALPHDLRLHLLHNASVTCNDGSPAGYYLKESKGSRRWLLFLEGGWYCFNRENCDTRYDTMRRLMSSREWPATRVGTGILSSQPEENPHWWNANMVFIPYCSSDVWSGASSKSEKNEYAFMGALIIQEVIKELVGKGLSTAKVLLLAGSSAGGTGVLLNVDRVAEQLEEMGYQGIQVRGLADSGWFLDNKQYRRTDCIDTITCAPTEAIRRGIRYWNGIVPERCKLQFKEGEEWNCFFGYKIYPTLRCPVFVVQWLFDEAQLTVDNVHLTGQPVQEGQWLYIQNLGRELRNTLKDVTASFAPACLSHEIITRNHWTDIQVKGTSLPRALHCWDRSLHESNKNGKAPLKGCPIHLIDSCPWPHCNPSCPTIRDQFTGQEMNVIQFLMHMGFDVQKMAQQQGLEPSKLLGMLSSGN, from the exons ATGGGCACGGCAGCGGtgcacctcctgctgctcttgggGCTGCTGCACGCCGGGCCCGGCGGCGAGGGCAGAAAGGGCTGGCGGCGACGAGGCCCGGCGGTCCGCGATcgcggcgaggcggcggcggcggcagccgAGAGTTTCCCGCTGGACTTCACCGCCGTGGAGGGCAACATGGACAGCTTCATGGCGCAGGTCAAGAGCCTGGCGCAGTCGCTGTACCCCTGCTCGGCCCAGGCACTGCCGCACGACCTGCGCCTGCACCTCCTGCACAACGCCTCGGTCACTTGCAACGACGGCAGCCCGGCCGG CTACTACCTGAAAGAGTCCAAAGGCAGTCGGCGGTGGCTGCTGTTCCTGGAAG GAGGGTGGTACTGTTTCAACAGGGAGAACTGCGACACCCGCTACGACACCATGCGGCGGCTGATGAGCTCCCGGGAGTGGCCCGCGACCCGCGTGG GAACTGGAATCCTGTCCTCTCAGCCAGAAGAAAATCCCCACTGGTGGAATGCAAACATGGT ATTCATCCCATATTGCTCAAGTGATGTTTGGAGCGGTGCCTCTTCCAAGTCTGAGAAAA ATGAATATGCCTTCATGGGAGCACTGATCATACAGGAGGTTATAAAGGAGCTGGTGGGAAAAGGTCTGAGCACTGCGAAAGTATTGCTGCTAGCAGGTAGCAG tgctggagggacaggagtgCTCCTGAACGTGGATCGAgtggcagagcagctggaggagatgGGTTATCAAGGGATTCAGGTTCGAGGCTTGGCAGACTCTGGATGGTTCCTGGACAACAAACAGTATCGCAGGACCGACTGTATTGATACCATAACATGTGCTCCAACAGAGGCCATCAGAAGAGGAATAAG ATACTGGAATGGCATTGTTCCCGAACGCTGTAAGCTGCAGTTTAAAGAGGGAGAGGAATGGAATTGCTTTTTTGGATATAAGATTTACCCCACTCTTCGGT GCCCAGTCTTTGTTGTCCAGTGGCTTTTCGATGAGGCCCAGCTTACTGTAGACAATGTACACCTAACTGGCCAGCCTGTTCAGGAAGGGCAGTGGCTCTACATCCAGAATTTAGGTAGAGAGCTGAGAAACACCTTGAAGGATGTGAC tGCGAGCTTTGCTCCTGCCTGTTTGTCCCATGAGATCATCACACGCAA TCACTGGACTGACATCCAGGTGAAGGGGACATCATTACCCCGTGCCCTGCACTGTTGGGATCGGAGCCTCCATGAGAGCAACAAAAATGGGAAGGCTCCTCTGAAAGGCTGCCCAATTCACCTGATTGACAGCTGTCCGTGGCCTCACTGCAACCCCTCATGCCCCACAATCAGGGACCAGTTCACAGGGCAGGAGATGAATGTGATCCAGTTCCTCATGCACATGGGTTTTGATGTTCAGAAgatggcacagcagcagggcctgGAGCCGAGTAAActcctggggatgctcagcagTGGTAACTAG